A section of the Hevea brasiliensis isolate MT/VB/25A 57/8 chromosome 17, ASM3005281v1, whole genome shotgun sequence genome encodes:
- the LOC110645494 gene encoding bidirectional sugar transporter SWEET10, with the protein MALHLTLAFAFGLLGNIISFLVCLAPMPTFYQICKKKTSEGFQSLPYVIALFSAMLWLFYAIFANDATLLITINSFTFFMETAYIAIYFFYASKRDRILTTKLVLGFNVFGFGIIFLVAMFLTHGEERVKVLGWICMIFALCVFVAPLGILRKVIKTKSVEYMPFSLSFFLTLSAIMWFFYGFLKKDLFVAIPNILGFIFGILQMLLYVIYRNPKKTLEKPTLNESSEHVIDVAKLGATICCELNTAVAGPNNIGNDHVEDKYVKEQCKQINQDKNVSDTV; encoded by the exons ATGGCCCTCCACTTGACATTGGCGTTCGCTTTCGGCCTTTTAG GTAACATCATCTCCTTTCTGGTCTGCCTTGCTCCTAT GCCAACTTTTTATCAAATTTGCAAGAAGAAAACAAGTGAAGGGTTTCAGTCTCTTCCATATGTGATTGCATTATTTAGCGCCATGCTTTGGCTGTTCTATGCAATTTTTGCAAACGATGCCACCCTTCTCATCACCATCAACTCCTTCACATTTTTTATGGAAACTGCCTACATTGCTATCTACTTTTTCTATGCCTCCAAGAGGGATAGG ATTCTCACCACGAAACTTGTCCTCGGGTTCAATGTTTTTGGGTTCGGCATCATATTTTTGGTAGCTATGTTCCTAACCCATGGCGAAGAACGTGTCAAAGTTTTGGGATGGATTTGTATGATATTTGCTCTATGCGTTTTCGTTGCACCTCTTGGGATTCTG AGAAAAGTTATAAAGACCAAGAGTGTGGAGTACATGCCTTTCTCTTTATCATTCTTTCTCACCTTGAGTGCAATCATGTGGTTCTTCTATGGTTTTTTAAAGAAAGACCTTTTCGTTGCT ATTCCAAATATACTGGGGTTCATATTTGGTATTCTCCAAATGCTGCTCTATGTTATCTATAGGAACCCCAAGAAAACCTTGGAGAAGCCAACACTTAATGAATCATCTGAACACGTTATTGATGTAGCAAAGCTGGGTGCAACTATTTGCTGCGAGCTTAACACTGCAGTGGCTGGACCCAATAATATTGGCAATGACCATGTTGAAGATAAATATGTCAAGGAGCAGTGCAAGCAAATTAATCAAGACAAGAATGTCTCCGACACAGTTTAA